The DNA window AGTGACATCAAAACATTATAATACAGTCACACTTGATGAAGCAATTAATTTCTTACTATAACGAACATCAATCAACACAACTTAAAAGACAAGGTAATCTTACATAAATTTCATTGATTTCATATCTAGTTGCCAAATTGTGAAGGACTGCAGGCTCATGTAAATACTGCAGCCTAGTCATGTCATCAACTCCACCGGAAAGAGCCTCCACATCGTTCGGATAAATCCTCGATGAACTTACAGCAACCTGCTCAACATGAGAATAAAATGCACAAATTAGACTgcttaataataaataatttaaaacaactatcataataaattcaatttcacgACGAAGAAAATCCCTTACTGTCTTTCCATCACTAGTTTGAACCTCAACTTCATCTTGTTCAATATTAATTACAATTCCATCTATCCAAGCTACTTCAGGATCTTCAACCCAAACATGAGAACCAATTTCCACATTCGCCGGCATTCCCTGCAACAGTTgaatttactaaaaataaataaatacttaatGATGCAAATGTAATAATGGAATAAATTGAGATAATTAATATCAACAATTTCAATTCCAATAAAtcttgtaaaataatatatataaaaaattaatatcatccATTTTCAATTCCAATAAATCTTTTAAGGAAAGAAATTGATCAAAAATCACATACCATTATAATCTTCCAGGTATCGACAGATTAATTCTGCATTAAAAAACCATTGAAATCTATGAAAGAGAGAGACGCCATGTTCCAGTTCCAGTTTTGTCCCCAACGCGGCACTGAATTTACCCAAATTATCGTGAAAGAAATTATCTTGGTGTGGAGCTGTCGCAGAAACCATCAATTTCTCCATTTTTGTAGCCTGTCTCTTGAGCCGCTTTTGACGGAGAAGCGGGTAAAAATGCCACCCGTCCCtaactatatttaaattaaattgaattaaaatcattattattctctcttaagagaagaagaaaaaaaaaagaaccacaaAGATTTTTTGGAGCTACAAGGGGCCAAAGCCCGAAATCAAAAAGACCCATTGAGTTAGCCAACAAGAGAGTCCAGAGCTCCTCTGGGACTACATCAAGTCTTTTCATCGCTAGGTCCATATCATCTCCAAACCTGGCGCACCAGTCAGCACAGATGTTGCCCTCTTTTCGTATGCGCGCATGCTTGAAAATGAACTCCTATGGCCTTCCTCTTGGTTGAGAGATTTTTCAGAGAAAGGGGGAGTGGGCATCCTGCGACCAATCCCTATTACGCAGCATAGTAATGACATGTTGAATATCACTTTCCACGGTGATTTTCCTTTAACCTTTGTCCCATGCAAGTTCTAATCCATGAATGACAGCCCAAAGCTCGGCTTTAATTGGTGTGCAAGTGCCAGGTTAATTTGCATGCAAATCCCCCTAGAAACCTACCTACCACACCAGCCCCTGATCATAATGCCTCCAGCACCAGCGTCTCCCGGATTGCCCCTACTAGCTCCGTCGATATTTAGTTTTATCAACTTCTTGGGAGGAGGCGTTCATGTGTAGCTGCTAGTTCCCACCGCTTGTTTTCCCAATAGGTGGGCCTTGGTGTCTTGGTGATGTCCATGAAATTCATGATAGCAAAGTTGTAGATATCCTTGAAGTCTCACTTATTTCGCCTTCTCCACAGGCTCCAAACAGCAATACCATCTTTTTAAGTAACCTTTAAGGTTGCTTATACACCAATCTCCCCGATAatatgagaaaaacatttaCTTTTCGTCATCAAGGAGGAGCTTGGACCAGGATAATCACGAAGAACATGAAACACAGATTCAGCAATACCCTGTCAACAATAACAACTAGGGTCTTGGGTAAGTGACGGATATGCCTGTGTTCACTTAGAAGAGTGTCTGagattatgttaattttaatttcgaaatatattaaaataatatttttttaatattaacacattgaaataatttaaaaaaataataaataataaatcaaaatttttaaaactcttGAAACATCCTCtagatgaaaaatacaaaattaaatttttttaataaaatataatatttttccactctctaaatttttatggaatttaaataaatatattttagaggttttctAAGTGTTTcactattttcaaataaaaaaactaaaatgtaactaatacaatatttttcttttatatatacataatttttagcaatgtaaaatattaatatttttaaaaagacaatttaACACCCTTTTAACCCGTAATAGTGGATTTATCTACTACTTTTTTTCCTAACTGGGTTACTTGAATTGTCACCTCAGAAAGTCACGTCgagaattcataatttttttatttgataataagtAATATCTACTAATTtatatgttagtttttttaataattttatatattaatattaaaaataaaataaatattttaatatatttctaaatataaaatacttttaaaaaataacttagaatTCAAGTACAGTTAGTTTGCGTTAAAAACTTAAAGCTTCCTAGTTTCTTGTACTGACTTTAGAAGGAGCAATTAAGACAAAGATTAGGACTAACAACCATTCTAATCACCAATTAACCTTTCACTAATCCAAAAGTCAGATACGGATGATGCTCACTGCTTCCACgtgtcaaataaaaaagaaatgtcaaATCGACGGAAGGCCCTTTTAGCcttttcaaaaatctttttgCCCAACAAGCTAAAAAGAAGCAGCTCCTGCTGCTGCCAAGGATCGcttgaaaagagaagaaagaagaagaagaagaagaagaagaaggaaatggagaCATATGCCTCGTCATCATTATCACAGCTTCAAATTAATGAAACCCAAACCCTAATTCCAGGTCTGCCAAACGACATCGCATCACTAATTCTGTCATTGATCCCATACTCGCACCATGCCCGCGTCAAACCTACTTGCAAATCGTGGCACACCTTTCTCTCCTCAACCGAAGCCCTATTTTCACTCCGCCGTCATCCCCGCCGCTCTAACCACCTCTTAATAATCTTCCCGCAGGATCCATCCATCTCTGCTCCTTACCTATTCGACCCGCAAAACCTGGCTTGGCGTCCACTTCCACGCATGCCATGTAACCCTAACGTCTACGGACTCTGCAATTTCACTTCCATTTCGATGGGCCCTAATCTATATGTTCTAGGTGGGTCTCTCTTCGACACCCGGTCTTTCCCCATGGACCGTCCTTCTCCAACATCGTCTGTTTTTCGgtttaattttgttgatttcttgTGGGAGAAACTGTGTCCAATGTTGTCACCGCGTGGTTCTTTTGCCTGTGCGGCGGTACCTGATTCGGGGCAGATAATTGTGGCTGGAGGAGGGTCGAGGCATGCGTGGTTTGGTGCGGCGGGGAGTAGGATAAGTTCGGTGGAGAGGTATGATGTTGGGAAGGGTGAGTGGGTGGCAATAGAAGGGTTGCCGAGATACAGGGCAGGGTGTGTGGGTTTTTTGAGTGGGGATGGGGATGAAAGGGAGTTTTGGGTGATGGGAGGTTATGGAGAGTCGAGGACGATTTCGGGGATTTTTCCTGTGGATGAGTATTATAAGGATGCTGTTGTGATGGACCTGAAGAAGAGTGGATGTGGGAAGTGGAGGGAGGTTGGCGATATGTGGAGTGATGCGGGTAGAGGGAGGCTCGGGAAGATTGTTGTTGTCGAGGAGGATGAGGGCCGGCCTGCTGTTTTTATGCTTGATGAGAATGAGATTTTCAGGTGAGTCATTAGATTGTTTGTCCTGTTATTGCTGTGaagtttttttgtattgttagtGTTTGTTCTGTCTTTGAAGTAAGAGTTGACAGCTATCTGATCGAAGTATTAACTACCTCATTGGTATTTATAGTTAGGGATTCTGCTGTGTAATGTTTCTTTTAGATGTTATTTGATTGTTCTCTGTCGGATTCTGTTATGCTACGTAGAAGTAACAACAATTCAGTTTCATTCAATGAACTAGAGAACATTTTAAATTAAGCAGAGTAGATTGTACAAGTAGGCATGTAAACTATTGCAGCAACTCAAGGGCCAtgggacctttttttttttttttggggggggggggattgaGCAGCTTTGTCCTTCCAACCAGCCAGGAAAACTTATTCGTGCTTTATTGGTCCTATGGTTAATCGCCGCTCATGCATTCTAGTTTTCCAGAATCGGGTCTCTGAGGCCAGCTGGCACAGGTTTGGGGTGGACAAAACTGCACAAATTTTATACATGGTTATTAGATTGCCAAATACGCTAGCATTAATCGATAACATACTATAAACATgtgttttttcttgtgtttataTCATCCGTTGTCTTTATGTGTTTCTTTACTTCAACTGTCAAgagatttgataaaaaaaaatgcaacaaacTCATTTCCCCTTGTTTTCCATAACAGATTGCATAAAACAAGATGAATACTAAATAGGATCAATCAAGAATCTTCATGAATTAATGACATGGCGCACATAAACAAGAGTAGGTTATATGTTATattgttcctttttttctttgatatgcTTTCGCTTTTCGAGTTGTTTTTATTAGTAATTGCAGTTGGTATTAATATTATTGGATTATAATAAGTCTTGGTCACTGATTACTGCTGGGATGCTTAGCTAGGCAATGTGGAGGCTATTGCATATGGTTCTGTAAATGGCTGTCTATTGTGAGTATTCTAGTCCTTTTAGCGTCTtatatcttgagtttttttaaatagtcaGGGTTAATGTTTGGTAggattttcttaaaattcaaaaacagtAGTTAAGAAATTAAGAACATCACCCATACTGAAATATCATCCCACTGAAGAAGCCTCGCAATTCAAATGAGCCCATCAAAGCTAATTTGAAAACCATTCCTTCCAATTTCAACTTAACCTTAGATATTTTAGACTCTCTCCACTCTCATTATTCAAATGAAACATCAAATGACATattccttgttttcttttcccagaaaaagaaaattttcccCTGTTCCTTGGGCAATGAGAGAGAAACATTTGTTCTGGTGTCAGGATTTGCATTTGAAACTCATTTGCATTGAATTCTTTGAATGTAAAATTATTATGAGTGGGAGGTCAGTTGAAGTGTTTACCACTGTCTTCCATATAGGAGATGATGCAGATTAATATGTGTTGTGTTTGGCTATAAATATTGATCTTTGCACTCTCTGCTCACCATTCAATGATCTGATTTGTGTTTCCATTACAGCCCTCTGTTAAGTTTCAAAACATGGTCGAGCCTAGTAACCatccctttctctttttttggcaTGGAGGGtaaatttttttgcatatgTATATGGACTATTGTGTATGCACActtgtacatatatatatatatatatatatatatatatatatatattttgacataTTTGTGTATATGTCTTATTGATTAAATACTTTCTTAGGAGTTTTGGAACTTGACtggttattattaatttatcctttcaaagctattcaaattttaaaatggaATGATTAGAACAACTGCAGCATCTGTTTTCAGGTGTTTCCAAATGTGATACGACCATGTTCATTTAAAAGTACAGATTCTTATGCTGATTTGCACttatattattgtgatattgGAATCTGATTATTAATAACAGTGGAATGCTTAATTTGAAGTTCTCTATATGTTGAGATTACCATATTTATACAATCAACTTGGTAGtgtgactcttttttttttggtaggtACAGGTATAAAGAAAATGCTGGTAAACAAATATGGGCTGTGTTTTTTATGTCTCTGTAACAGTAGATTATTTGAGGGTTTTTGTTATATGATCACATAGAATGGCACACAAGGATCCTTGTAGCCAATCCGAACTAGTTTGAGATTGAGGCTTGGCCGTTGTTGTCATTGTTacgaattaatttatttgattttttggatGTTTCCTTGGTGGTGCTAATTCATGTGTTCTCATTGCAGATATGACATGGCTTCAAACTCTTGGCAGAGAGAGTCCATTGTACCTCGAAAAGCTCCTCACAACTCCTCATGTGGTTTTGCTGTGTTGGATGGGGAGCTACATGTAATGACTTTTCTGCGAGGAGATGATTTAGTCAAAACTCAAAGGTCACGGCAGCAGAAGAGGGGAGGAACACTTTTCGTCCAAATCTATCATCCTAAGAAGAAGACATGGAGATCACTCGTTACAAGACCACCATTCTGTCACTCGTTGGATTTCAAGACTGCAATTATGTGCACCATTCGGCTTTAGACAATTACATCTTGTGAATATCATAGTTACAGCCACCCGATTAATGTAATAATTGTGTTGCCTGAACCTTGCCCTTGGCACATAGCACATGGTGGAGGCCAATGTACATACAGAATGATGAAGCACAGTACGGCaccggtttaattttaaatgaatgtAACTACAACGTTTTCTTACATAAATATGTAGTGTGCATAAAAGCAACACAGTGTTATCGAGCTTTTGTAAAGGAAAAGATGTCCTAATAAGTATTTAGGTGCTGGAAATAACATATGCCCATTTGAATTTCTTCTCGTTCTTGGGGTATTCGCTGTGGCTCTAACATCCCAACGAGCTTTATGCAGGTGAAGTTTTGACACTCTAGTTGAGTGGACTCGATGTTCATCTGGAAAGACCTGTGAGCTAATGGTTTTCTTTCTCGTGGCTCATGTGAGTTCACGAGTGGAAAAACTCAGATAGGATTGAGTCGCATGCAAGCCCAGGCCGTTCTTTCCTTTAGAACAGCTGAATTTTCTATTCTCTTGCATAACTGTGTCAAGGGCCAGGACTCAAAAACCCCTGTTATGAATTACCAACTAAAATCATCCAAGTGATGCAAGTACGTTAGTATTTTATACTCTCTTTAAATCCTCtttgttttgcaaaaaaataaataaaaaataaaactcgatTCCCCGCTTCTTGTCGTTGTCCCCTCATCCGTCCGTCCTCCAACCTTTGTAAAACAGAGGTAAGCATGGTGGCCTTATCCAGTATGGGTCCTACTTCGAAAAAAGTGGATAAAATACTTCGTTTTTCTTCCTTGTGATGATCTCTTTTAAATTTAGCGGGAGtagattgaaattatatttttaaaaaatttaaattattttttaattaaaattaaatttttatatttttagtttgttttgatatattgatgttaaaaataattttaaaataataataataataaaatattattttgatgtatttccaagtaaaaaacactttgaatcaCAACAACCATTACACTACTAAATATTCTCTTAGATTAAATTTGACAAATTCAACCATGTATTTagattggattggatttttttgatttgattcaacaaattattacaaaattagtaaaataagTTTGGCCAAATCAATATTTGATCTGAAACAACTCAAAAACTTAGCTTGGATCAATTTTTAAAACCCTAGTATTTTGAATCACAAACTAGGTTAAACAACTATGATATAAAATCTTTTACAGGGGATGGAAAGGAAACATGTGAGCTTTATACCTTTTTATCGAATTGCACTTGCGAGATATTTGAGCATCGCTGAACAATACGTATGGGATTTCAACTATGGCGTGCTGGATAATATCTGTACTCGGaacatcctctcttttttcaagACGTCTATACAAAACAATGCCATTAGCATAccaaaaaaattctataaaatttttatattaaaaaatgtgaaGATTTATCCTTATACTTTGCCTCAACCCTTTATTGGTTGCATTTTGCCCTTTATCTCTTCTTtatttcaatgttttgatttattaaaagataaattgacggttgttttttaatatatatcattgGTTGATACAACGGCCAATTAAAAC is part of the Populus trichocarpa isolate Nisqually-1 chromosome 2, P.trichocarpa_v4.1, whole genome shotgun sequence genome and encodes:
- the LOC7471990 gene encoding F-box/kelch-repeat protein OR23, whose protein sequence is MSNRRKALLAFSKIFLPNKLKRSSSCCCQGSLEKRRKKKKKKKKKEMETYASSSLSQLQINETQTLIPGLPNDIASLILSLIPYSHHARVKPTCKSWHTFLSSTEALFSLRRHPRRSNHLLIIFPQDPSISAPYLFDPQNLAWRPLPRMPCNPNVYGLCNFTSISMGPNLYVLGGSLFDTRSFPMDRPSPTSSVFRFNFVDFLWEKLCPMLSPRGSFACAAVPDSGQIIVAGGGSRHAWFGAAGSRISSVERYDVGKGEWVAIEGLPRYRAGCVGFLSGDGDEREFWVMGGYGESRTISGIFPVDEYYKDAVVMDLKKSGCGKWREVGDMWSDAGRGRLGKIVVVEEDEGRPAVFMLDENEIFRYDMASNSWQRESIVPRKAPHNSSCGFAVLDGELHVMTFLRGDDLVKTQRSRQQKRGGTLFVQIYHPKKKTWRSLVTRPPFCHSLDFKTAIMCTIRL